The genomic interval GATGTCACAAGCCGGGTGAACGGTGACTTCAAAGGGGTCTTCTCAGACCTCCAGCATCATACCAATGCCGTTGCTGAAAAGCTTGCGGAAGTGGTCGGCCAACTCAAGCTGGCATCGCGATCGCTCAAGCATGCCACGTCGGAGATACATTTCAGCGCCAACGACCTGTCTCAACGCACTACCAACCAGGCAATTACGATCGAAAGAACCTCTAGTGCCATGGCCGAATTGGCCGTGACGGTGCAGCACAATGCCGAGCGTGCTCGCGAAGCTAGTCTGGTTGCTGCTAGCGTCACCCAGACGGCAGAGGACGGTGGCCAAGTTATGCATCAGGCGACGGAGGCGATGGAACGCATAACGCAATCTTCCACCAAGATTTCCGACGTGATCGGCATGATCGACCATATCGCGTTTCAGACCAATCTTTTGGCCCTGAACGCCTCCGTAGAGGCCGCGCGTGCTGGTGACGCCGGTAAAGGTTTTGCTGTCGTCGCCGTTGAAGTGCGAAGACTTGCACAGTCGACAGCCAGTGCCTCCGCCGATGTTAAGCGGTTGATTGAGCAGTCTAATGGTGATGTGCAAAGCGGATCGCGACTTGTACTCGACGTCGCTGATAGCCTCGAAGCTATGCTGGCCTCTGCCCGCAGCTCGAACGCTCTGATGCAGGAAATCGCTCGCGACAGCGGAGAGCAGGCGGCGGCGATCGAACACATCGGCAGTTCCGTTCGTGCCATGGACGAGATGACCCAGCACAATGCAGCGCTGGTACAGCAGATCAATGGAGCGATCGAACAGTCAGAGGCGCAAGCCTCGGAACTGGATCGGATCGTTGGCATCTTCACGACCGAGAATGAACCTGTTTCTGCCAGCTATCCGCGACGTATCGCCGGTTAGCCTTTGCGCAGGCGGCTATCGCGCAAGAGCCCCGCGTCTTTGAGGATGGGGTGCGCGACTGATGCCAGGTGCGAGTTGATGCGTTTGAGGTCGCGCAGGATATCGAGGTGAAGTGACGTGGTTTGAAGGGTGGCGACGTGGCGTTCCTGCAGCCGGGTCATATGGCGTGTGGCGGAGTCACGTTCCTTGACGCGAATGGCGAGTTTGCTCTCCATCAGGCGGCGCGCCAAACGGGTATCACGGCTGAGGAACACGCTCTGCGCCAGTTGCAGATTGTCCAGCGTATCGAGGTAGAGCCCTTCGATCTCGACCAGCCCATCGGGCGAAAACTGCAGCTGCTTTTCGATCTTCTTGAGGGTGAGCCGGGAGAGGCTGCGCTCAATGATGTCGCCAACATGCTCTAGGTTGACGGCATAATCGACAATCGCATTGGCCTGGCGCAGCGCGTCGGCGTCCAGATTGGCGTGATCGAGCCGCGCCAGATAGAGCTTGATGGCGCCCTGCAGAGTGTCGACCTGATCATCGAGCTTGAAGATGCTCTGGCACAATTGCTCGTCATTGGCCTTGAGCGCACGCAGGCTCACCTCGAGCATGTTTTCGATGATGTCGCCGACGCGCAGCGTTTCACGGGTCGCGGCGGCCAGTGCCGACGGCGGATCGGTTAGCGCAAGTTCGTCGAGATGGCGCGGGCCGGATTCGCTCTCCATGCCTCGGTCGGGCATAAGCCTTGTCATCAGCCTGGTCAGCGGGGTGATCAGCGGCAAGAGGATTATCGCCAGCGCCAGGTTGAAGCCGACATGGGCGTCGACGACCAGCCGCGACAGGTCACTGTAGCCGCTGACGAGCGGGATGATCCAGCCCATGGCCACAAGCAGCAGGCCAGCGCCAAGACTGCGCGCCACCAGATTTGTGGTGGCCACACGGCGCGCGGCGATGCCCTCGCTGCCCGAGGCCAGCACGGGCGGCAGGGCGCCGCCGATATTGGCCCCGGCGACCAGCAGCAGGCAGAGCGTCGCATCAATACTGCCGGCGCCTGCCAGCGACATCACGAACAGCACGACGGCAAGGCTTGATGCCGATACGGCTGCCAAAAGCGCGGCGAGCCCTATCGCAATGATCGGCGCGCCGCCGAGAAGCGAGAAGAAGCTGGCGACCGCAGGGGATTCCCGCATTGGCAGCGTGGCGCTCGACATCAGGCTGAGCGACAGAAGCATCAGGCCAAGGCCGATGATCGCCTCGCCGATGCCGCGACTGCGCTTGGATTTGCGGCTGCTGGTGAAGACGCCGACCAGCAGGGCGGCAGGGCCGAGCCAGTGCAGATCGAGCGCCAGCACCTGCGTGACGATGCTGGTGCCGACATTGGCGCCCAGCATAACGGCTTGCGCCATCACGGGCGTCACGAGGCCCTGCGCTACGAACGAGCTGACCATGATGGCCATGGCCGTGCTGCTTTGCAGCGCAAGGGTGGTGACTAGGCCGGCGCCAAAGGCTGCAAAGCGGTTGCGCGTACTGGACGCGAGAAACAGCCGCAATTGCGTGCCAAAGGCGGCATTGACCCCTGATTTCAGTGACCGCAATCCCCATAACAGAAGGGCTGCTGCCCCCAGCAAGTCGATAAGGAGGATCGTCGAGGACACTGTGTCTCCCTTTAGCCCATGTGAGTGATGAGAGCGCCTCGTGGCACGGCCGGGCTGACCAATTCGAGGAATTCAGGCTTGCCGCAAGCAAACTTGAACTTTGATGCGAGTGTGCTGGTGGACCAGTCTATGGTGCTGCCGAAGCCAAGCTGTGTGAGAATGGGCATAGCGGCCATGAGATCCCAGCTGGATTCTCCCATGCCGATGTAACCATCCACTTCGCCGGTCGCGACTTCAAGCAGCGATAATGTCGCCGAGCCGCAGCAGCGGAAGACCATGCGCGCATCGTCAATAACAAATCTGAGCATTTGAAGGCGGTCATCGGTCGGGATGGCAGGGTGGAATCCAACGCCGGTCGAGGCACGGCTGCGGTCGAAACCTTTGGCCAGCGCAAGCGGGACGCCATTGATGGAAGTGGGGACGCCTTCGCCGCCGACAACCAGTTGCTTGCGCACCGGCACGTTGATCACGCCAAACGTTGGTGCGCCGTCTTCGTAGAGGCCAATCGAGACGGCCCACTGGTCGCCGCCGCGCACGAAGTTGAACGTGCCATCGATCGGGTCGATGACCCAGGTGCGGCCGGAGGTGCCTTCGACGGCATTGCCTTCTTCGCCAAAAATGCCGTCATCCGGGAAGGCGACGCGCAGGCGGCTGGTGACCAGAGCCTCAACTTCCTTGTCGGCGGCGGTCACGAGATCAAGGTGGCCCTTGGATTCGACCGG from Devosia sp. 2618 carries:
- a CDS encoding Na/Pi cotransporter family protein, translating into MSSTILLIDLLGAAALLLWGLRSLKSGVNAAFGTQLRLFLASSTRNRFAAFGAGLVTTLALQSSTAMAIMVSSFVAQGLVTPVMAQAVMLGANVGTSIVTQVLALDLHWLGPAALLVGVFTSSRKSKRSRGIGEAIIGLGLMLLSLSLMSSATLPMRESPAVASFFSLLGGAPIIAIGLAALLAAVSASSLAVVLFVMSLAGAGSIDATLCLLLVAGANIGGALPPVLASGSEGIAARRVATTNLVARSLGAGLLLVAMGWIIPLVSGYSDLSRLVVDAHVGFNLALAIILLPLITPLTRLMTRLMPDRGMESESGPRHLDELALTDPPSALAAATRETLRVGDIIENMLEVSLRALKANDEQLCQSIFKLDDQVDTLQGAIKLYLARLDHANLDADALRQANAIVDYAVNLEHVGDIIERSLSRLTLKKIEKQLQFSPDGLVEIEGLYLDTLDNLQLAQSVFLSRDTRLARRLMESKLAIRVKERDSATRHMTRLQERHVATLQTTSLHLDILRDLKRINSHLASVAHPILKDAGLLRDSRLRKG
- a CDS encoding inositol monophosphatase family protein; translated protein: MQAAIEAIAHEAGELALSHFHKLASVPVESKGHLDLVTAADKEVEALVTSRLRVAFPDDGIFGEEGNAVEGTSGRTWVIDPIDGTFNFVRGGDQWAVSIGLYEDGAPTFGVINVPVRKQLVVGGEGVPTSINGVPLALAKGFDRSRASTGVGFHPAIPTDDRLQMLRFVIDDARMVFRCCGSATLSLLEVATGEVDGYIGMGESSWDLMAAMPILTQLGFGSTIDWSTSTLASKFKFACGKPEFLELVSPAVPRGALITHMG
- a CDS encoding methyl-accepting chemotaxis protein, producing the protein MTLEILRQRVALVLVALTAVLAAVTLVVEIARFGAVGVASVLAIGLSAIMAISFYLFRVRSPGRYVTVTVLMGQVGAVLVAMRGDPLQIDMHMAFFAALAMCALLYDSRAILLGTVLVALHHLGLGLLWSDLVFYGAGGLDRVALHAVILGAESAALIWMTINTNLVLSVAEDRAIEVAQSAETAQANAAEILRGATSARRHTERMNQLQKEFAAVVEAGVDGDFSRRMLSRYDDEGLDHLAEKTNLLVERVNVGLSATQAVLQVMAQADVTSRVNGDFKGVFSDLQHHTNAVAEKLAEVVGQLKLASRSLKHATSEIHFSANDLSQRTTNQAITIERTSSAMAELAVTVQHNAERAREASLVAASVTQTAEDGGQVMHQATEAMERITQSSTKISDVIGMIDHIAFQTNLLALNASVEAARAGDAGKGFAVVAVEVRRLAQSTASASADVKRLIEQSNGDVQSGSRLVLDVADSLEAMLASARSSNALMQEIARDSGEQAAAIEHIGSSVRAMDEMTQHNAALVQQINGAIEQSEAQASELDRIVGIFTTENEPVSASYPRRIAG